One genomic segment of Sphingorhabdus sp. M41 includes these proteins:
- a CDS encoding type 1 glutamine amidotransferase domain-containing protein, which yields MKILMVLTSHDQLGDTGKKTGFWLEEFAAPYYVFKDAGADITLASPKGGQPPLDPSSDTDDAQTDDTKRFKSDEAAQKELANTAVLSAVSADGFDAIFYPGGHGPLWDLAEDNDSKALIEAFAASDRPFGAVCHAPAIFKHTKDADGKPLVSGKKVTGFTNSEEEGVGLTDIVPFLVEDMLKENGGEYRKGDDWASFVVVDGKLVTGQNPASSAEAARQLLGLL from the coding sequence ATGAAAATTCTAATGGTCCTCACATCGCACGACCAGCTTGGCGACACCGGCAAGAAGACCGGCTTCTGGCTCGAGGAATTTGCCGCGCCTTATTATGTGTTCAAGGATGCTGGCGCTGACATCACCCTTGCTTCGCCAAAGGGCGGACAGCCACCGCTCGATCCGTCTAGCGACACAGACGACGCCCAGACTGATGACACAAAGCGTTTCAAGTCGGATGAAGCCGCGCAAAAGGAGCTTGCCAATACAGCTGTGCTCTCAGCTGTTTCGGCCGACGGATTCGACGCAATCTTCTATCCTGGTGGGCACGGCCCGCTCTGGGACCTGGCAGAAGATAATGACAGCAAGGCGTTGATCGAAGCATTTGCAGCCAGCGACCGTCCATTCGGTGCGGTTTGCCACGCTCCGGCAATTTTCAAACATACAAAGGATGCGGACGGCAAGCCGTTGGTCTCCGGCAAAAAGGTGACTGGCTTTACCAATAGTGAGGAAGAAGGCGTCGGCCTGACTGACATTGTACCCTTCCTGGTCGAGGACATGCTGAAAGAAAATGGCGGCGAATATCGCAAAGGCGACGACTGGGCCTCTTTCGTTGTCGTTGATGGCAAACTCGTGACCGGCCAGAACCCGGCATCATCGGCAGAAGCTGCGCGTCAATTGCTAGGCCTACTGTAA
- a CDS encoding SDR family oxidoreductase, whose protein sequence is MNILIAGATGNTGLRLVDQLTAKGHSPIALVRESSDTASLPDDVIQRQADLTNLQSGVCDDCDAVIFAAGSGGSTGPEMTDKVDRDGAKRLIDLAVDAGVSRFVMLSSAGADDPDPESDLAHYLQAKHDADEHLKASGLSYAIVRPVSLTDDDGSRDMRFGDDVDPKGKAARGDVAAVLANAVEDSEWTGKALLMQSVLAGA, encoded by the coding sequence ATGAATATTCTTATCGCCGGTGCAACCGGCAACACCGGGCTGCGTCTGGTCGATCAGTTGACAGCGAAAGGCCATTCGCCAATCGCGCTGGTGCGTGAATCGTCGGATACAGCGTCTCTTCCCGACGACGTCATTCAGCGCCAAGCTGACCTGACCAACCTTCAAAGCGGTGTCTGTGATGATTGTGACGCGGTAATCTTCGCTGCCGGATCGGGCGGTTCCACCGGTCCCGAAATGACCGACAAGGTCGACCGCGACGGTGCCAAGCGGCTGATCGATCTGGCCGTCGATGCTGGTGTTTCCCGCTTCGTCATGCTGAGCAGCGCTGGCGCCGACGACCCGGATCCCGAAAGCGATCTTGCCCATTATCTCCAGGCGAAGCATGATGCAGACGAACATCTTAAGGCCTCTGGCCTCAGCTATGCCATCGTTCGGCCTGTCAGCCTCACCGACGACGACGGCAGCCGCGACATGCGTTTCGGCGATGATGTCGATCCGAAGGGCAAAGCGGCGCGGGGCGATGTCGCCGCGGTGCTGGCAAATGCGGTGGAAGACAGTGAATGGACGGGCAAGGCCCTGCTGATGCAGTCCGTTCTTGCAGGTGCCTGA